In Streptomyces sp. NBC_00569, a single genomic region encodes these proteins:
- a CDS encoding N-acetylmannosamine-6-phosphate 2-epimerase has product MNDPAPSSPVAGLLDGRLIVSCQAPPGDPMRDTGTLVRLARAAAAGGAAGIRANEPEVVAAISAAVDLPLIGLWKDGDTGVYITPTVRHALAVAEAGAHIVATDATARPRPDGGTFADVVAAVHAAGALVMADVATLDEGVAAAAAGADFVSTTLSGYVPGSPRQDGPDLDLVAALSAALAVPVVAEGRISTPEEAALALARGAHSVVVGTAITAPTALTSRFVTALPRT; this is encoded by the coding sequence GGCCTGCTCGACGGCAGGCTGATCGTCTCCTGTCAGGCACCGCCCGGAGATCCCATGCGCGACACCGGCACCCTCGTACGGCTGGCCCGGGCGGCCGCGGCCGGCGGGGCGGCCGGGATCCGGGCCAACGAACCCGAGGTCGTCGCCGCGATCTCCGCCGCCGTCGACCTGCCTCTCATCGGGCTGTGGAAGGACGGGGACACCGGCGTCTACATCACGCCGACCGTCCGGCACGCCTTGGCCGTCGCCGAGGCGGGTGCCCACATCGTCGCCACCGACGCGACCGCGCGCCCCAGGCCCGACGGCGGCACGTTCGCCGACGTCGTGGCGGCGGTGCACGCCGCCGGGGCCCTGGTGATGGCCGATGTGGCGACCCTCGACGAGGGCGTCGCCGCGGCCGCCGCCGGCGCGGACTTCGTGTCGACCACGCTGTCCGGCTACGTTCCCGGCTCCCCGCGCCAGGACGGTCCCGACCTCGATCTGGTGGCCGCGCTCTCGGCCGCGCTGGCCGTCCCGGTCGTCGCGGAAGGCCGTATCAGCACCCCCGAAGAGGCCGCGCTGGCGCTCGCGCGGGGTGCGCACAGCGTCGTCGTCGGCACCGCGATCACCGCACCCACCGCGCTGACCTCGCGCTTCGTGACCGCGCTCCCCCGTACGTAG
- a CDS encoding sialate:H+ symport family MFS transporter has translation MHTTAKPPLPWYREVSRTQWKAFFAAWIGYVLDGFDFVLITLVLTEISSDFGLSTVQAASLISGAFITRWLGGAVLGALGDRYGRKLSMVLSILLYSLGTFACGFAWDYTSLFVARLAIGMGMAGEYSASATYVMESWPTRVRNRASGFLISGFSMGSVLAAQVYNWVVPTLGWRWMFYVGLLPIAVALWMRRALPEAADWNEAVGKQAAKERPNPFRPLFATPARATVNVVLAVAATVSLFAVFTPAGDGLVPVLSVVAAAALIAFAVQLGGRRSWLLYVSMIVTIFFAFLYSWPIQALLPTYLKTELGYSPEQVTDALYFAGFGTMAGCWLAGFAGDRMGTKKAYALTLLASLVFVFPVFAVRDNLLLLGALLFVLQATSFGISGLLPRYIGGHFPTENRAAALGFTYNVGALGGAVAPVLGAHLAAGMDLGRALAVLTFAGTVIVVLLVGFDVPGRLNRLTDPEGTVDHLAEATPEASSASSDAVPAATR, from the coding sequence GTGCACACCACAGCCAAGCCACCGCTCCCCTGGTACCGCGAGGTGAGCCGGACCCAGTGGAAGGCGTTCTTCGCCGCCTGGATCGGCTACGTCCTCGACGGGTTCGACTTCGTCCTGATCACCCTCGTGCTGACCGAGATCAGCTCGGACTTCGGCCTGAGCACCGTGCAGGCCGCGAGTCTGATCTCCGGCGCGTTCATCACGCGGTGGCTCGGCGGAGCGGTCCTGGGCGCGCTCGGTGACCGGTACGGCCGCAAGCTCTCGATGGTCCTCAGCATCCTGCTGTACTCCCTGGGCACGTTCGCGTGCGGCTTCGCCTGGGACTACACGAGCCTGTTCGTGGCGCGCCTCGCGATCGGGATGGGCATGGCCGGCGAATACAGCGCCAGCGCCACGTACGTCATGGAGAGCTGGCCCACACGCGTGCGCAACCGGGCCAGTGGCTTCCTGATCTCGGGCTTCTCGATGGGCTCGGTGCTCGCCGCACAGGTCTACAACTGGGTCGTGCCCACGCTGGGCTGGCGCTGGATGTTCTACGTGGGCCTCCTCCCGATCGCCGTCGCCCTGTGGATGCGGCGGGCGCTGCCGGAGGCGGCGGACTGGAACGAGGCGGTCGGCAAGCAGGCGGCGAAGGAGCGGCCGAACCCGTTCCGGCCGCTGTTCGCCACGCCCGCCAGGGCGACGGTGAACGTCGTCCTCGCCGTGGCCGCCACCGTGTCGTTGTTCGCCGTCTTCACGCCCGCCGGCGACGGGCTCGTGCCCGTGCTGTCCGTCGTGGCCGCGGCCGCGCTCATCGCGTTCGCCGTGCAGCTGGGCGGGCGCAGGAGCTGGCTGCTCTACGTGTCGATGATCGTGACGATCTTCTTCGCGTTCCTGTACTCGTGGCCGATCCAGGCGCTGCTGCCGACGTACCTCAAGACCGAGCTGGGCTACTCGCCGGAACAGGTCACCGACGCGCTGTACTTCGCGGGCTTCGGCACGATGGCGGGCTGCTGGCTCGCGGGCTTCGCCGGTGACCGGATGGGCACGAAGAAGGCGTACGCGCTGACGCTGCTCGCCTCGCTGGTCTTCGTCTTCCCGGTGTTCGCGGTGCGCGACAACCTTCTCCTGCTCGGCGCCCTGCTCTTCGTGCTCCAGGCGACCAGCTTCGGCATCTCCGGGCTGCTGCCCCGGTACATCGGCGGTCACTTCCCCACCGAGAACCGCGCCGCGGCGCTGGGCTTCACGTACAACGTGGGTGCCCTCGGCGGAGCCGTCGCGCCGGTGCTCGGCGCGCATCTCGCCGCGGGCATGGACCTGGGGCGCGCCCTGGCCGTGCTGACCTTCGCGGGGACGGTGATCGTGGTCCTGCTGGTCGGCTTCGACGTACCGGGACGCCTGAACCGCCTCACCGACCCGGAGGGCACCGTCGACCACCTCGCGGAAGCGACACCGGAGGCGTCGTCGGCGTCCTCCGATGCGGTCCCCGCGGCGACCCGCTGA